TGTCCCCGATGACTCTGAGCTCTGCATTTGAACATACATTAGATTGTTTGATCATTTAAACATGTGATTTACTCTATCGTCATAATTAATCAGTTACAGTATGCACAAATTGTGATCCATACATTTCTTCTGCTCCTTCGACCACCAGAATTCCTGCTTGAAAGAGTAAAGCTGTAAAGAATAAAACGCCAAAATCACAAATCAAGTAAAGCTAGTATGACAGACATAAACAATATTCAACTAAAACCTCGACATTTATCAATCAAATCATGTCAACACCTTCCTTGGTAGCTATCCAACAAAGACCGAACCCAGGGATGTAACCCTAAACTTTCTGATGTGAGGGAAACATCTGACCGACAAAATGAAGAATTGAACTTAGTCTGCCTAGTATCACACATATGTATCCTCGATGGTGCTCTTTTTGATCAGGTTTCGTGGTTGTGCTAATGGTTAAAAAGTCTGAGACATAGAGATCAAGGTATGGCATGTTTGTAATTGTATGTGTTTGAGGGGTTTATATGTAAATTCACGTTCAATTTCTTGGCAATTTTTGCCCCTAGTtcttctttaatatatatatatataagtagattacaAATGTCAAgactattaaattaattttgaggtttaaatatattaaaactattcTAAGGTCACTAAATTACACATCAAACTGTTTCAAGAAACCATTTGCTTCACATGTACAAGAGTAGAAGTTTACCTCCCCGGTTCCTATACTAAAATGTGCAAAGCCAAGGGAGTCATTCACTTGTATATACATCTTTACTTTTCTAGGGTTTGTAAACAGCATAGAAAAGTCATGCTCAAGTAAGGTTTTGTTAGATGTAAGAGTAAAGCTGAAGCTTGACGACTAAATTTGCGCAAGTTTAACAATGCATGAAGGCTAAATGACAAGAAACGTCACCTGATTCCATATTGGCTCACCAGGAGAACTAATGACAGTTGTCTGACTGTTCTTTTTACTACTTATGACTTGATCTCCCAATTTTAGAATAACATACGGGTCTGTCTTTCCTGAAGgatagtaaatataaatattaatatattataaaagcagGACACAAGAGTCATCCTAAGTGTCTATAAGTGCCAGATTATCTGATCAGCCTTTGCACTTTGCAGTGATGAAGTAATGGACATCGTTATCTCAATGTTTCATCACACACACTATCTAGATTAAGCTGAATTTATCCTAGGATTTTCGGTAAGTGTAGCAAACAGGAATTCATTCAGCTCAGACAGAAAAAGAGGAAGTTGTCTTAACTTCTAATtgtaaaaaaaagttcaaattgAAAAACAACTGGTACCAGGAAAAACATAAAAGAGCTTTCTAGCATCTACAAGGGTAACGGATAATTCCCCCGCATAGCCCTTGTTGCCTTCTTGTACTTCTCCAGACCTAAAATCAGTAGGAAGGGGACCAGCTGCTTTTCCCTTCTGGAAATCCAAAATAATCTTCTTTGGACGAACAAATCATCGTGGTAAATCCTCAGTCAAAAGCCTCGTCAAAAACCTATAGGCACCAGTCAACACACATTCAAAACAATATTATCATAGTGATTGTAATtaacattcacttgaacacacAGTAAAATTGACAAAAGGGAACACCTCTGGAATATCATAATAAACTATAATGCCGTAATGATTGTAATCAGATGAGTAAGTGGAAAGTAGTAAAGAAACTGacctaaaattaaataattatagaaagaacataatgtaaaattttcaCTTTGGACATGTGATCCCTAAATTTATCTACTGTGAACATGAATTTGAGTAATGTAGCATCTTCCATGCCAAcaagtttttcaaaatttgcTAACTAATAATAATGTAGTGGACAATACAATCAAGAACATATTTATGACAAACAATATTTACGAATTATAGCCAAACAGtattaatgtaatattttcagtCATATGAGACTTCTCATTTAAGGTGTGTTGCTTAAAGCTTAAACCTCCCAACCAGTGCTTAAATGGCACCAGGTACTTTTACTCACAAAGAAACACTTGTCTGAGAGATTTGAGAATACTCACACATCCATCCCATTACTTTCATCTAGAAGTAAAATTCTAGAgagtaaaattgttttatgaTTCACAACActtaataaaattagaaaaagcgCATCAATATTCCATGGGCAGAAACTAATAAGTTCTAGAGAGGAAATAACCGAAGAGTTCAAAAGATAATTCCACTTACATCGACAGAACTGGAATTGCTGGTGTACATGCAAGAAAGAAGACAGTATTAGTAATCAAATCAAGGATTCACAATTTATCACGAAAAAGAACACTACTGGACATCAGTACTCTGTAGATACCACTTTCACAGTTAAAAAGATAAAGTGTACAATAAGCACaattacatacatacatattacCGGACCTATTACACAGTAGACTGCAGGGCAAGCCTCACAGTTACGAAACACAGCCAGTTGAAGCCTTCCAGATTAATACACTTATTCATGCATTTAGCTTATTCTAATCACTCCGTAAGCTAGACTAAATTCCACAAATCTATATATTAGATTTAAAATTGAGGCAAGATAGGACAAGTTAAGTGAGTTGAGGATCACTAAAGAGTAATACTTTATTCTTTTGCACGGGAGTTTGATGGCATGTGTTCTTCCTAATCGAACATTAATTATTACTTATTTATCTTCCTCTTCATAAAACTACTCTCAGGAATGTTTATGTTAAAATTAGATTATCCAGACATTTTTAAGCATAGGGAGCACATGCATTATACAACAATATTATTATAGCTTTAACAAAAACTTTTGCCTACCTGTCGTCTAAACTTCGCTCCACGTCAAACTGGAAAATTGAAATCCTTCGTGCTGCAAGTTCAATCCTTTCACCTAGCTCTCTGTGCTTTCTCATACATCTTCTCCCCTCCAACCTATGACAAGATGCAAAATTTAGCAACGATGTTTGATGATGATGTCTGAAACGCCTCTTCTTAGAATCCCACAAATCATAAGTTACGAGCTATAGTGCTAAACTGATTAACTGAATTCAAAGTATAACCAATACTCAGATACAACCGTGCTTCTCACATGCAAATACACAAAGATTCTTCCTCCGATAATATATAACCAGACAGGTGCTCACCAATCATATACAAGAAATGAAATtaatagtataaaataaaaGGGAAAGGAGAATACAAGGATATTCAATACAAAACTCCATGTGCAGGggtacaaaaacaaaaacaggtATTTCTATAACATCTTTTATCTCAGGCATGGAAAATTTATACCtgtctaaaataataatatgaaatgATCAAAAGCATTACCACCCACATATGCTCTACAACACTATATAAGCAAACTACATTGAGACACACGAAAAGTGCACTTACAAATTAATTACATCTAGCCAACCACTGTAATTAGTATATTTAGCTTTTTAAATGAAAGAAAATCCTGAAGCCTGAAACCACAAACCTGCACAAACATTTTAGATTCTAATAAGCATTCTTATCGCAAAATCATTATTTGCAGAACCTTTCAATGCAGTCACAATTACATCTTCATAAGTCCCATCtacaaaaagtttaaaaaaactAAGTACTACAAACATAGCGGGAAACCATATtgctaaaaaatataaatgcacATTTTGCCATACCACAAAGTTCAGGCTCAGGTGAACACCCTCTTGATTCTTTTCTCTCTTCCCGTCCCGTGATCAACCGATCAAAACCCTCGATCACCATCTCACTTTGAACCTTGTATCCTTCAATAGCCATATGTTTTGGACTGATCAACTCGGCAGTGCGTGAACCTCCCCCTTTGGGTATTGTTATTCCGCTATTGGAGTTATCGGATCCATTACCATTGACACTGAGGGAGAGACTACGCTCccaaacatatactccctctgtttttttatatgacgctttgacttttggcacacacttttaagtgttttgaccggatagttaaaaatattatttttaactgaataaaagttttgataatatattattattcagaaaaagaaattttaaagaaatttgaaaaataatatttcaaatcaattggAAACATTTATACTATCCACCATATTTCTCGACCACCTTCGTTGAACATCTAGAATGTATTATTAGCAGTTGCTATAGTACCATATACATCGTGGAAACAAGTAATGCACTTAGGCACTCGTATGATTTTCCAATGCCTAATTAGTGGCAAGCCATATCAGATACGAAGACATATTTGGTTTAACAATTTCCTTATAAAAAGGTCCTTCAGTAGGCCTAAAATTCACAACATAACTCAAAGCATAAACAAGTACACAGGCACATACTCAAGTTCTTACATAAGCAATTCAGAATGGCTGCATCCGGCAGGAGCTTGTCACTTGCATTTTCCGTGCTTCTCGTCTCAATGGTGCTTGTTTCGGCTACTGATAATGACCAGAGTTCCCTGAAATCAAGCTCAGAAAAGATTTTAACAAAGGTGATCGGCATTCAAGGGATTATTTATTGCAAAACAGGCTCTCAACTCATTCCGATCAAAGGTACATATGCCAGTTATTTGTAACTTTGATCCTATTAATATTTCTACTTGATCTCTAGTTACTTAAATGATTGACTGATACATTGCAGATGCCATAGCGAGACTAACATGCCTAGCTGTGGACAAAAAAGGATACGAAACAGCTCCATTCTCTATACTGAGTAAGCCAGCTGATGCAAAAGGTTATTACTTCGCTACATTGTCACCTGCAGAGCTTGAACAGGGATGGAGGCTGACAAAATGCAAGGTTTTTCTTGAGAAATCGCCATTGAAGAGCTGCAACATTCCAACTGATGTGAACAAGGGCAAAACCGGGACGAATCTTCGTTCTCCAAGACTACTCAAGACAATGAACCTGTACTCGATTCCAGCTTTCGTCTACACTTCCAATGCTCCAGCAGCTGCTGCCATCCCACCTGTTCCTCGCCCCTACTAGATGGTCTGCACATTTTACTTCACCAATCATtcatttgtaatttgttttatgTTCTGTAGCATGATATTCAAAAATGTATCTTGATCAAGAGAAAATGCAATTTACTCATACTTTCATCCTACACATTCCATACTGCAGAAGTTGCTTGATTGAAACGAGTTATACAAGAGTGAAAATATAATACACTGAGACTGCAATTGTCATcttaaaaacacataaaaacaaCAATGCTGGGAAAAATCAAGTCGTTCATACACTAATCTTGTCCATTTCTCTCCTAAGAGCATTAGCCCTGACCAAGCTCCCAATAGTATTCACAGCCAGCTTGATATCCTCCAATGGATTCCCCGGGGCAACCTTCTTGTACAAATAACTATCAAACGTCATCTTCTGCACATACTCATCAGCACACATCTCCACAAACGCCTCCCGGGCCGGATTCGACCTGTAAAACACCTTCTGCAATATATCAAGCACCTTGTAAGTCGGCCAATACGCTTTATCCCATTTCTCCAAGTACTTCCTCAAATCCGCCTCATCAACCATCCTCTTCCCATTCTCCGATCCCTCCACTATTGCCTCGGCACACATTCTCCCACTCTTGGCCGCAAAATAAATCCCCTCACCCGAACATTTTGTAACGTATCCAGCCGCATCGCCCACCAGGGCGACACGGTCGGATAGCCTCTTCGGGCGCGGGTGCTCGGGAATCGGGTGAGCCTCAACCCGAATAATTTTCCCTCCCAAGATCTTATCCTTCGCTCTCAACCTAGTTGCCAGCTGGAACTTCTTGATATCACCCTTGTGAGTCACCGTCCCCGTCCCAACCGCTACGTGGTCACATTTCGGGAAAACCCACCCGTAAAAATCAGGCGACACGTCATCACCAACGTACATCTCAGCGAGATCTTCGTAATACGTCATCTTATCATCAGGAATTTTAATTCTCTCCTGAAACGCAATGGCGTACTCGTAATCTCCCGCGCCGATTTGTTTCGCGACGCGGGAGTTGGCTCCGTCGGCGCCAATTATGGCGTCCACTTCCAGAGATTCTCGCTTCCCGGCCACCCCAGACTTCCCGTCATAAGATGTGTAGTGAATCACATACGGAGCTGTCTTCGCCACTGGCTTATCCATCTTGAGGAATAAGCCGTTGATTACCTTCGCACCCGAGTCAGAAGCTCGGGTGCGAAGATAATCGTCGAGAATTTCTCGGCGAACCATTCCTATGTACTCGTGCGGCTTTAGAGTCCGCCCAATATCAACCGCGACATTCGAAGGTGAGATCATTTTCATCTTCGTGACTCGCCGGTCAATGATATCCAACGGCAGGTCAAACTCGCCCACCATACACAACGGGATCGCGCCGCCGCACGGCTTGCAGTTGTCCATCTTGCGCTCGATTAAGAAAGTCTCAATGCCGCCCTTCGCGAGAGTTTCGGCGGCTGCGCCGCCAGCTGGGCCACCACCTATAACAGCAACGCGAAGATTTCGGCCAGTGACTTTGGGGCTGAATTTACCGGCGGAGATGCGGAGGGGGCGGTAGGAGAGGGTAGTGGGTCGGTGGGACTGCACGGTGGTTTCCGGCGAGGATTGACGGAGGCCGGTGAAGGTCTTGAGGGCGATTGAAGCGGCCATTGTGTAGTGTTTGTGGTGGGAGTGTGTTGCGtcgtgtttttattgttttgttgGATATGGTTTCTGATACTTGGGGTTATAGACCGTTGGATTGTACAGGTGGACGGTGGAGATGGGGTGTGGATAATGGGGATAGATTTCGTTTGGGTTATTCAAGTGATACTGTGGTGAAGTTCAATACTGCGTCTGCATGTGTGCTTGTGACTGAGAAGGTGACGCGTCATCTTCTTGCTTGCGGCTTTGAAGGTTTCGTCTTGTTCGAAAAGAaactattaatttataaatttgtattatCAAATACCAATAACTtatgtggcaaaaaaaaaatatcaataacttataaatatCATCACTCCTCCTCAACATTCGAGCCTTGCTGCACCTaatacctaatatccaaatcTAACACAttcaaatttagaaaataatcaaaatttaaaatatttgatttggtAAAATTCAATTGAATCGAAATGTATTGAGTATACATCGGATCAGATTTTCTATCATCCTACTCCAAGTGAGTCCAGAATAGTTCGAGTCCCGGCATCTGGATGCGGGGTTTTGTTACGGATAATAAAattgtaatttataaataattaaataaaaaatatttagatgtaatgttaacatatataaaattataatatttatatatataacttctTTGTTATACTGacatttttatgttattttttgaatttcgaTGTTTGTCCTGAAAACatgttaattataataaaattttaatttatctcgtttactttattttatcattaatattaaataaaatttagatctTAATAACAAGTGTGTGTCTTTAcatgataaaattattatttttttctttaaacaaTGTGATAAAACTTCAAGAAAATGCCAGAAATAACTCTTTTTCAGGGGTCATGTGCCCAAAATAACCGTATACGGAAAAAGTGTTCATTTTACCCACTCAAATACGCATCTTACACATGCGTGTGCACTTTGttttaaaaatgtaaagaatACGCATAGAGCAAATGCGCATTCACTCTGCTCAATTGCCTCCGAGCTGTGTTGTATTATTTTAAGCAAAGACATGTAACAGTTAACCAAATGAGAAAGCATGCAAATACCGTAGAATGACAGGTGGGCCACATGACTGGTGGCATACCCATGTGGAGAATGCGTGAATGTGATCATTCAATACCAGATACACATATCACAAatgcatattttttttgttttctacaTGCATACAGTGAATGCGTGAGTGATCATTTAGGGCACTCTTCTCGCACATGATCATTTTATACAGCATTCTGTGTAAAGTGGTTATAAAAGACACTCACCCTAAAACTTCTTTGGCTGAGAGTCGGTAATACATGTACTTTTCGGAAAAAAGTATAATGATACATTTATTTATGCAGCTCGTAAAGAAATCACTTATTtcctaaaattaatattttaatattattattttaatgagTTGACACAAAGAATCCGCAGTAGCAATGTCAAACCTCGATTGATTTGTGGGAGATTGGTGCTTCGTGTTCGATCCCCGGCTGGGGAAAAATTTGTAGGAACCTCGTTTTTGTGTCGAACAACATTTTTGTGCGCCCTCATATGataaaactttttatttttgagaaCAATGTGATaaaacttaaaaagaaaaatgtcTCCGTTTAAGAGTTAGTCATACATgtactttctcagaaaaaaaGGTATTATGATTCATGTATTTATGCAGCTCGCAAAAAAGTCACTTGTCTTAtgaagttaatattttaacattattttttaatcttttagcATAAAAAATCCGCAGTAGCAATGTAAATTGAGGATAGCGGGAGATTGGTTCTCCGGGTTCGATTCCCGGCTGCGGAacaattgtttttagttttttccTTTCCTTCCTGCTATTGCATTTATTTTGGAATGGCATGCCTAGGGGCAGCAGGTTCCCTAATGCCTGACGCTCGCCAATTTTACTCCCTCTGAATTTCGATTCTCATTAAACAGATATATCACAGTCCGGAGCTAcctagggatggcaacgggtcgggtcggatcgggtttcttaagatccagatccgatccattatatttcgggtcggttcgggttcgggtccgggtctggaaaatgaagatccagatccgatccgtcggcttttttcgggtttcggttcgggttcggatctaattcgggtatttaaaaaataaaattagataaaaataaaaattatatatatctataaaaaaaatgtgatgattgatttttttaaaatttaggaacataaaaaagggttttacaagtttcgtctaatacaataaacacgtgaaacatgttaacttaattgtatacaatcattcaacttatcatttatattttatatttttattatatt
This genomic window from Daucus carota subsp. sativus chromosome 7, DH1 v3.0, whole genome shotgun sequence contains:
- the LOC108195014 gene encoding protein SEED AND ROOT HAIR PROTECTIVE PROTEIN-like, with protein sequence MAASGRSLSLAFSVLLVSMVLVSATDNDQSSLKSSSEKILTKVIGIQGIIYCKTGSQLIPIKDAIARLTCLAVDKKGYETAPFSILSKPADAKGYYFATLSPAELEQGWRLTKCKVFLEKSPLKSCNIPTDVNKGKTGTNLRSPRLLKTMNLYSIPAFVYTSNAPAAAAIPPVPRPY
- the LOC108195887 gene encoding geranylgeranyl diphosphate reductase, chloroplastic, with the protein product MAASIALKTFTGLRQSSPETTVQSHRPTTLSYRPLRISAGKFSPKVTGRNLRVAVIGGGPAGGAAAETLAKGGIETFLIERKMDNCKPCGGAIPLCMVGEFDLPLDIIDRRVTKMKMISPSNVAVDIGRTLKPHEYIGMVRREILDDYLRTRASDSGAKVINGLFLKMDKPVAKTAPYVIHYTSYDGKSGVAGKRESLEVDAIIGADGANSRVAKQIGAGDYEYAIAFQERIKIPDDKMTYYEDLAEMYVGDDVSPDFYGWVFPKCDHVAVGTGTVTHKGDIKKFQLATRLRAKDKILGGKIIRVEAHPIPEHPRPKRLSDRVALVGDAAGYVTKCSGEGIYFAAKSGRMCAEAIVEGSENGKRMVDEADLRKYLEKWDKAYWPTYKVLDILQKVFYRSNPAREAFVEMCADEYVQKMTFDSYLYKKVAPGNPLEDIKLAVNTIGSLVRANALRREMDKISV